One Desulfovermiculus halophilus DSM 18834 genomic region harbors:
- a CDS encoding S24 family peptidase — translation MASFTEFFTRLCSSTPIRSQTDLARHLHVNRSAVTQAKERGAVPERWVYKLARDFSLDPSWLGGESQDPDHGMFSAGEYLPVPLAEPRLSENGELVPADSGQDPAPYAFRSGWLRDKGSAHSMVLLRAVGNAMEPTIPSGAHVLIDQEQKEIISGRIYALGIDHSILIRRVERHPDLFMLISPNPDYPPVYVSKTTHLVHVLGAIVWVGTELP, via the coding sequence ATGGCTTCGTTTACAGAATTCTTCACCCGGCTCTGTTCGTCAACCCCAATCCGGTCCCAGACCGATCTGGCCCGCCATCTGCACGTCAACCGCTCAGCCGTGACCCAGGCCAAAGAGCGGGGGGCTGTCCCGGAACGGTGGGTGTACAAGCTGGCCCGGGACTTCTCTCTGGACCCATCCTGGCTGGGAGGAGAAAGCCAGGACCCTGATCACGGGATGTTTTCCGCAGGGGAATACCTCCCGGTTCCCCTGGCAGAACCCCGGCTGTCCGAAAACGGAGAGCTTGTGCCTGCAGACAGCGGCCAGGACCCGGCCCCGTATGCCTTCCGTTCCGGATGGCTGCGGGACAAAGGAAGTGCCCACAGCATGGTCCTGCTCCGGGCCGTCGGCAATGCCATGGAACCGACCATCCCCAGCGGAGCCCACGTGCTCATAGATCAGGAGCAAAAAGAGATCATCTCCGGACGCATCTATGCCCTGGGCATCGACCATTCGATTCTGATCCGCCGGGTTGAGCGCCATCCTGACCTTTTCATGCTCATCAGCCCCAACCCTGATTATCCTCCTGTATACGTATCCAAGACCACGCACCTGGTGCACGTCCTGGGGGCCATTGTCTGGGTAGGCACAGAATTGCCCTGA